The genomic window CCAGCTTGCGGTCGGGGGCTGCACGCCCAGCCCGAGGAAGGACAGCGACGCTTCCAGGATGATGACATGCGCCATGCGGATCGTGGAGACCACGATCACCGGCGACAGGATGTTGGGCAGGATTTCCTTCAGCATGATGTGGCGGCTGGAGGCGCCAAGCGCGCGGGCGGCCTCGACATATTCCAGTTCGCGCACCGCCAGCGTCTCGCCCCGCACCACGCGGCAGGGGATCACCCATTCCTTGTAGGCCAGCGCCAGGATGATGTTCATCAGCCCCGGCCCCATCATCGCCATCAGGCCGATGGCAAAGATCAGGTAGGGAAAGCCCAGCAGGATGTCGACAATGCGCGAGATCACCACATCGACCCAGCCGCGCAGGTAGCCCGAAGCGAGGCCCAGCAGGATGCCGATCGTGGTGGCGACCAGGATCACCGCCGCCCCGATGAAGATCGAGATCCGCGCGCCATAGATGATCCGCGAAAGGATGTCCCGGCCCAGCGCATCGGCCCCCAGCACATAGCCCCAGTCGCCGCCCTCGACCCAGGCGGGCGGTTGCAGGCGGCGGAACAGGTCGGTGGCATAGGG from Paracoccaceae bacterium Fryx2 includes these protein-coding regions:
- a CDS encoding ABC transporter permease, whose translation is MSLAIDTPADSIFRRNLASFARNRLAAGSAVLVGLFVLMAVFAPWVAPQDPYATDLFRRLQPPAWVEGGDWGYVLGADALGRDILSRIIYGARISIFIGAAVILVATTIGILLGLASGYLRGWVDVVISRIVDILLGFPYLIFAIGLMAMMGPGLMNIILALAYKEWVIPCRVVRGETLAVRELEYVEAARALGASSRHIMLKEILPNILSPVIVVSTIRMAHVIILEASLSFLGLGVQPPTASWGSMVSDGRAFILEAWWVSTFPGLAILLLVLAINVASQGLRDAFDPRFHE